A window of Chitinophaga sp. MM2321 contains these coding sequences:
- the uvrC gene encoding excinuclease ABC subunit UvrC, with protein sequence MTAAEFHQISHTIPVDAGIYKYYDEKGVLLYVGKAKSLRKRVSSYFVKNHDNYKTRKLVEHIHHIEFTIVNSEQDAFLLENSLIKQFRPKYNINLKDDKTYPYIVIKHESFPRVFFTRNVIRDGSDYLGPFTSVGRVREILEVIKYNIPLRTCNLNLSEQNIKKGKFKVCLEYHLGNCKGPCEGLQTQEDYREGLQQVKNVLKGNLTPVVNLFKEQMQQHAINMEFEKAEIMRKKIESLETYSAKSTIVNNRMGNVDVFSILSEGNHAYVNYLRILNGTIADTKTVTLEKQLEESEEEVLAYAIAYLRDVFKSITDEIVVPLPLVYPESNITVTVPKGGDKKKLLELSEKNVNYFKEELYRKKILHLEGKTDMERKQVLYQLQADLELPALPEHIECFDNSNFQGSYPVAACVVFKDGMASNKDYRHFNIKTVEGINDFASMKEIVFRRYNRLLAEQQPLPQLVIIDGGKGQLSSAMESIRELNLIGSMTVVGLAKNEEEIFFPGDSESIRLPYNSESLKLIRRVRDEVHRFGITFHRQKRSKGTFKNELESIKGIGENTATQLLKTFRSVAKIKLLSEEDLGKEVGAAKAKLVWNHFHNG encoded by the coding sequence ATGACAGCAGCTGAATTTCACCAAATATCACATACTATTCCCGTAGATGCCGGCATCTACAAATATTACGATGAAAAGGGCGTACTGTTATACGTAGGCAAAGCCAAGAGCCTCCGCAAACGGGTGAGTTCCTATTTTGTAAAAAATCATGATAACTACAAAACACGGAAACTCGTTGAACATATCCATCACATTGAGTTTACCATTGTAAACTCCGAACAGGATGCTTTCCTGCTGGAAAATTCACTGATCAAACAATTCAGGCCCAAGTACAACATCAACCTGAAAGATGATAAAACATACCCGTACATCGTTATCAAACATGAATCTTTCCCCCGTGTATTCTTTACCCGCAATGTAATCCGGGATGGTTCCGACTACCTGGGACCTTTCACCTCCGTAGGGCGCGTCCGTGAAATACTGGAGGTGATCAAATACAATATTCCCCTGCGTACCTGTAACCTCAATCTCTCTGAGCAAAACATAAAGAAAGGAAAGTTCAAAGTATGCCTGGAGTATCACCTGGGTAACTGTAAAGGCCCCTGCGAAGGATTACAAACACAGGAAGACTACCGGGAAGGACTGCAACAGGTAAAGAATGTACTGAAAGGCAACCTTACGCCCGTTGTAAACCTCTTCAAGGAACAGATGCAGCAGCATGCCATCAATATGGAATTTGAGAAGGCGGAGATCATGCGTAAGAAAATTGAAAGCCTGGAAACTTACTCCGCTAAATCTACCATCGTGAATAACCGCATGGGCAATGTGGATGTATTTTCTATTCTCAGCGAAGGCAATCATGCATATGTCAACTATCTCCGTATCCTGAACGGTACTATTGCCGATACCAAAACCGTAACACTGGAAAAGCAGCTGGAAGAAAGTGAAGAAGAAGTGCTGGCGTATGCCATCGCCTACCTGCGGGATGTATTTAAAAGTATCACCGATGAAATCGTAGTACCGTTGCCGTTAGTATACCCCGAAAGTAATATTACGGTTACTGTTCCCAAAGGTGGGGATAAAAAGAAACTGCTGGAACTGTCTGAGAAAAATGTAAATTATTTTAAGGAAGAATTATACCGTAAAAAGATCCTGCACCTGGAAGGCAAAACCGACATGGAAAGGAAACAGGTGCTATACCAGCTACAGGCCGATCTGGAACTGCCGGCATTACCGGAGCATATTGAATGTTTTGATAACTCCAACTTCCAGGGAAGCTACCCTGTAGCCGCCTGTGTGGTATTTAAAGATGGAATGGCTTCCAATAAAGACTACCGGCACTTTAACATTAAAACCGTGGAAGGCATCAATGACTTTGCTTCCATGAAAGAAATAGTATTCCGCCGTTATAACCGGCTCCTGGCAGAACAACAGCCGCTGCCCCAGCTGGTAATCATTGATGGCGGTAAAGGCCAGCTCAGTTCTGCGATGGAAAGCATCCGTGAGCTGAACCTGATAGGTAGTATGACCGTAGTGGGGTTAGCCAAAAATGAAGAAGAAATATTTTTCCCCGGAGATTCTGAAAGCATCCGTTTACCCTATAACAGCGAGAGCCTGAAACTGATACGCCGGGTCCGCGATGAAGTACACCGTTTCGGTATTACCTTTCACCGGCAGAAACGCAGTAAAGGCACTTTCAAAAATGAACTGGAAAGCATTAAGGGCATCGGTGAAAATACTGCTACCCAACTGCTGAAAACTTTCCGGTCTGTAGCCAAGATCAAATTGCTGTCGGAAGAGGACCTTGGCAAAGAAGTGGGCGCCGCCAAAGCCAAACTGGTATGGAATCACTTTCATAACGGATAG
- the gpmI gene encoding 2,3-bisphosphoglycerate-independent phosphoglycerate mutase yields the protein MEKKRAILVIMDGWGEGKIPTADAIAHAKTPFVSSLYNQYPHSNLVTCGEAVGLPDGQMGNSEVGHLNIGAGRIVYQELQRINVAIREGELAKNPVLQDTLAHAKNNNKALHLIGLVSNGGVHSHIEHLKALTQIAKNYGLEKVFIHAFTDGRDTDPRSGLGFLEDLSAHLAKTTGKIASVTGRYYAMDRDKRWERVKLAYDALVKGAGTPTHDVLTAVKASYAEGVTDEFIKPIIVQDAENQPVATIQEDDAVLCFNFRTDRCREISQVLTQEAIPDFGMQPLNVYYTTMTDYDRTYKNVHVIFENDNLNMTLGEVLAQDNCTQIRIAETEKYPHVSFFFSGGREKEFDGERRLMVASPKVATYDLQPEMSANELTDTIVPELEKKSADFVVLNFANADMVGHTGVFSAVVKAVETVDHCVERVVTAALASDYTVFLTADHGNADFMINADGSPNTAHSLNLVPFFIINKDFKGTVKDGKLGDIAPTILHFMGLPIPTEMTGNLLV from the coding sequence ATGGAAAAGAAAAGAGCCATTCTCGTAATTATGGACGGATGGGGCGAAGGTAAAATTCCTACAGCCGATGCCATTGCACATGCTAAAACACCCTTTGTAAGCAGCCTGTACAACCAATATCCCCACAGTAACCTTGTTACCTGCGGTGAAGCGGTAGGCTTGCCCGACGGGCAAATGGGCAACTCTGAAGTAGGCCACCTCAATATCGGCGCCGGCAGAATTGTATACCAGGAGCTGCAACGCATTAATGTTGCCATCAGAGAAGGCGAACTGGCCAAGAACCCTGTTTTGCAGGACACCCTGGCACATGCCAAGAACAATAACAAAGCACTTCATCTCATAGGACTGGTCAGCAATGGCGGTGTGCATTCCCACATCGAACATCTGAAAGCACTCACCCAGATAGCCAAAAATTATGGCCTGGAAAAAGTATTCATCCACGCCTTTACGGATGGCCGGGATACCGATCCAAGGAGCGGGCTGGGCTTCCTGGAAGACCTTTCTGCCCATCTTGCCAAAACCACCGGGAAAATAGCCTCCGTAACCGGCCGCTATTATGCCATGGACCGCGATAAACGCTGGGAACGCGTAAAACTGGCCTATGACGCCCTGGTAAAAGGCGCCGGCACGCCAACACACGACGTACTAACCGCTGTAAAAGCCTCCTATGCAGAAGGCGTAACAGACGAATTTATCAAACCTATCATTGTACAGGACGCAGAAAACCAGCCGGTAGCTACCATCCAGGAAGACGACGCCGTACTGTGCTTCAACTTCCGGACAGACCGCTGCCGCGAGATATCACAGGTGCTGACCCAGGAAGCCATTCCGGATTTCGGGATGCAGCCGCTCAACGTGTACTACACCACCATGACGGATTACGACCGTACCTATAAAAATGTACACGTGATTTTTGAGAACGATAACCTCAACATGACACTGGGTGAAGTATTGGCCCAGGATAACTGTACACAGATCCGCATCGCCGAAACAGAAAAATATCCACACGTTTCCTTCTTCTTCTCCGGTGGCCGTGAGAAAGAATTTGATGGCGAACGCAGACTGATGGTGGCTTCTCCTAAAGTAGCGACCTACGACCTGCAACCCGAAATGAGCGCCAACGAACTAACCGATACCATTGTTCCGGAACTTGAAAAGAAATCAGCTGATTTTGTTGTGCTCAACTTCGCCAACGCCGACATGGTAGGACATACCGGTGTATTTTCAGCAGTAGTGAAGGCAGTAGAAACCGTAGACCATTGCGTAGAACGCGTGGTAACCGCAGCACTGGCCAGCGACTATACCGTTTTCCTCACTGCGGATCATGGTAATGCCGACTTTATGATCAATGCTGACGGCAGTCCCAATACCGCACATTCACTCAACCTGGTACCGTTCTTTATTATCAATAAAGATTTCAAAGGCACTGTAAAAGATGGTAAACTGGGAGATATCGCCCCTACCATCCTTCATTTCATGGGACTTCCCATTCCTACAGAAATGACAGGTAACCTCCTCGTATAG
- a CDS encoding DUF4783 domain-containing protein, producing the protein MKKLLIVLGVLLGGIISAFTLSASSLNNTVAGPFEDVVSAIKQGDVNGLSRYLDNNVEINIGGKANSYSKAQAEIILKDFFSKNQVKSFELVHQGGEASKFGIGTLTTSGGNYRLSFFLQKKGGSMVLNELRFESK; encoded by the coding sequence ATGAAAAAGCTATTGATTGTGCTGGGGGTGTTGTTGGGAGGAATTATTTCAGCATTTACGCTGTCGGCGAGCTCATTAAATAACACAGTGGCCGGCCCGTTTGAAGATGTAGTAAGTGCTATTAAGCAGGGAGATGTAAATGGTTTATCCCGTTACCTCGATAACAATGTTGAAATAAATATAGGTGGAAAGGCGAATTCCTATAGCAAAGCACAGGCAGAAATTATTTTAAAAGATTTCTTTTCCAAAAACCAGGTGAAATCCTTTGAACTGGTGCACCAGGGTGGAGAAGCATCAAAGTTCGGTATTGGCACGCTGACTACGTCCGGCGGCAATTACAGGCTATCCTTCTTTCTACAGAAGAAAGGCGGCTCTATGGTCCTGAATGAACTACGATTCGAGAGTAAGTAG
- the nadC gene encoding carboxylating nicotinate-nucleotide diphosphorylase: MLNEAALNAFIRSALAEDIGNGDHSTLACIPPTAKGNALLKIKENGILAGMEVAAAIFKWLDMYTVFKPLKQDGDVMKAGEAAFEIEAAVHTLLMGERLVLNCMQRMSGIATLTHQYVEKLKGYHTRVLDTRKTTPNFRMLEKEAVRIGGGVNHRMGLYDMVMLKDNHIDFAGGITAAVNKTVNYLKDNNLPLKLEVETRNLEDVKEVLAAGRIDRIMLDNFTPDQIAEALQLINGRIETEASGGITLTNLEDYAKTGVDFISVGAIIHHAVSLDLSLKAIIH, from the coding sequence ATGTTAAACGAAGCAGCTTTGAATGCGTTTATCAGAAGCGCGTTGGCAGAAGATATCGGAAATGGCGATCATTCCACATTGGCCTGTATACCGCCTACAGCAAAGGGTAATGCTTTGCTCAAAATAAAGGAAAATGGGATACTGGCAGGTATGGAAGTAGCCGCCGCCATCTTCAAATGGCTGGATATGTACACCGTATTCAAGCCACTGAAGCAGGACGGGGACGTGATGAAAGCCGGAGAAGCTGCCTTTGAAATAGAAGCCGCCGTACATACCCTCCTGATGGGTGAACGGCTGGTACTCAACTGTATGCAGCGTATGAGCGGCATCGCTACCCTCACCCACCAGTACGTGGAAAAACTGAAAGGATACCATACCCGTGTGCTGGATACCCGCAAAACCACCCCTAATTTCAGAATGCTGGAAAAAGAAGCGGTTCGTATAGGCGGCGGCGTTAATCACAGGATGGGATTGTATGATATGGTGATGCTGAAAGATAATCACATTGACTTTGCAGGTGGTATCACCGCTGCGGTGAATAAAACCGTGAACTATCTGAAAGATAACAACCTGCCGCTGAAACTTGAAGTAGAAACCCGCAACCTGGAAGATGTAAAGGAAGTACTGGCTGCCGGCCGGATAGACCGTATTATGCTGGATAATTTTACACCTGATCAGATAGCGGAAGCCCTGCAACTGATCAATGGCCGCATTGAAACAGAAGCCTCCGGCGGTATCACACTCACTAATCTCGAAGACTATGCAAAAACGGGCGTAGATTTCATTTCCGTGGGTGCTATCATTCATCATGCCGTGAGCCTGGATTTGAGCCTGAAGGCGATTATACATTAA
- a CDS encoding diacylglycerol kinase family protein encodes MKKILFIINRKAGTDREKRLEDAISRHFPPARFDVSITHLAYLGHGADLAREAVKNGVHTVVAVGGDGSINEIAQGLVDSDTALAILPLGSGNGLARALKIPLDVNKALNLIVANKQRAIDVGYANEHLFLSNAGVGFDALIAEQFRHTAKRGLSGYAKLVLKSFTSYQPASYTIDIDGETLREKAFLLTVANGNQFGYEFKLAPAASVFDGQLDLCIMPPVRFYHLLPVSICSLLGNIDKTRFMKHFTGRDITVSSEGLQYLQVDGDAVPLSAGGTVRLRVHPQAIKVVVND; translated from the coding sequence TTGAAGAAGATTCTGTTTATCATAAACCGCAAAGCGGGTACTGATCGTGAAAAGCGGCTGGAAGATGCTATCAGCCGGCATTTTCCGCCGGCCCGGTTTGATGTGAGTATTACGCACCTCGCCTATCTTGGCCATGGTGCTGACCTGGCGAGAGAAGCGGTAAAGAATGGCGTGCATACCGTAGTTGCTGTTGGCGGTGATGGCTCTATCAATGAAATTGCCCAGGGGCTTGTAGATAGCGACACCGCCCTCGCTATTTTGCCCCTCGGCAGTGGAAACGGACTGGCGCGCGCATTGAAAATTCCTTTGGATGTGAATAAGGCGCTCAACCTGATAGTGGCCAACAAGCAGCGTGCCATTGATGTGGGCTATGCCAATGAACACCTGTTCCTCAGCAACGCCGGCGTGGGCTTCGATGCACTGATTGCAGAACAGTTTCGTCATACTGCAAAACGGGGACTGTCCGGTTATGCAAAACTGGTGCTGAAAAGCTTTACCAGTTATCAGCCGGCATCCTACACCATTGATATAGATGGGGAAACACTCCGGGAGAAGGCATTTTTGCTCACAGTAGCAAACGGTAACCAGTTTGGCTATGAGTTTAAACTGGCGCCCGCAGCGAGTGTATTTGACGGGCAGCTGGATCTCTGTATCATGCCACCGGTGCGCTTTTATCACCTGCTTCCTGTAAGCATCTGTTCATTGTTAGGGAATATTGATAAAACACGCTTTATGAAACACTTTACCGGCAGGGACATTACTGTCAGCAGTGAAGGTCTTCAATACCTCCAGGTAGACGGCGATGCCGTTCCCCTTTCAGCAGGTGGTACAGTGCGTTTGCGGGTTCACCCGCAGGCAATTAAAGTAGTGGTAAATGATTAA
- a CDS encoding translation initiation factor produces MSKKKNTSGIVYSTDPNFSFEREHRESAVTLPPAEQPLKVKLDTKKRAGKVVTLIDGFIGKDEDLEKLGKELKTKCGTGGSVKDGQVLIQGDYKDKIVKWLQDWGYKPALK; encoded by the coding sequence ATGTCTAAGAAGAAAAATACCAGCGGGATCGTTTATTCCACCGATCCTAACTTTTCCTTTGAACGGGAACACCGGGAATCCGCAGTAACCCTCCCGCCTGCTGAGCAGCCGCTGAAAGTAAAGCTGGACACGAAAAAACGTGCGGGCAAAGTGGTAACACTGATAGATGGATTTATCGGGAAAGATGAAGATCTGGAAAAGCTCGGCAAAGAACTGAAAACCAAATGCGGTACCGGCGGTAGCGTAAAAGACGGACAGGTACTGATCCAGGGAGATTATAAAGATAAAATAGTGAAGTGGTTGCAGGATTGGGGCTATAAACCGGCATTAAAATAA
- a CDS encoding aldo/keto reductase codes for MQYRKLGKTGESISAIGLGCMGMSFAYGNAADFNEQESLATLELALDLGINFLDTADMYGQGKNEILLSNILATKRDKIFLATKFGFRYREDGTTYFDGSAKYLKQACEASLKRLKVDVIDLYYSHRVDDKVPVEETVGAMAELVKEGKVRYLGLSEASADSLKKAHAVHPIAALQSEYSLFTRDVEGSILAATRELGTTLVAYSPLGRGLATGAITNTGALSDGDFRKNLPRFQEGNFEQNLHTVTALEAFAKEKGITGAQLSLAWLLAQGDDIVPIPGTKRRKYLQENAAAADVHFSQADLNAIQQILEGNAVAGARYTEGGMKLVNR; via the coding sequence ATGCAGTACAGAAAACTAGGAAAAACAGGTGAGTCAATATCAGCTATCGGACTGGGTTGCATGGGCATGTCATTTGCTTACGGCAATGCGGCGGATTTCAATGAACAGGAATCTCTTGCAACACTGGAACTGGCACTTGATTTAGGTATTAACTTTCTGGACACGGCCGATATGTACGGACAGGGTAAAAATGAAATCCTGTTGTCAAATATATTGGCCACCAAAAGAGATAAAATATTCCTCGCCACCAAATTTGGCTTCCGGTACAGAGAAGATGGCACTACTTATTTTGACGGTTCTGCCAAATACCTGAAACAGGCTTGTGAAGCAAGTTTGAAAAGATTAAAGGTAGATGTGATTGACCTCTATTATTCACACCGGGTAGATGATAAAGTTCCGGTAGAAGAAACAGTAGGTGCCATGGCCGAACTGGTAAAGGAAGGAAAGGTGCGCTATCTCGGTCTTTCCGAAGCGAGCGCCGACTCTTTGAAAAAAGCCCACGCAGTGCATCCTATTGCGGCGCTGCAAAGTGAATACTCTCTTTTTACAAGAGATGTGGAAGGCAGTATTTTAGCAGCAACCCGTGAGCTGGGCACTACCCTGGTGGCTTACAGCCCACTGGGAAGAGGACTTGCTACCGGCGCCATCACCAATACGGGCGCGCTCAGCGATGGTGATTTCCGTAAAAATTTACCCCGTTTCCAGGAAGGTAACTTCGAACAGAATTTACATACAGTAACAGCACTGGAAGCATTTGCCAAAGAAAAAGGTATCACCGGTGCGCAGTTGTCGCTGGCCTGGTTGCTGGCACAGGGCGATGATATTGTACCCATCCCCGGTACCAAGCGCAGAAAATATCTGCAGGAAAATGCCGCTGCGGCAGACGTTCATTTTAGCCAGGCAGACCTGAACGCCATTCAGCAGATCCTGGAAGGAAATGCGGTAGCTGGCGCACGCTACACCGAAGGTGGTATGAAACTCGTAAACCGTTAA
- a CDS encoding AraC family transcriptional regulator yields the protein MPTHKPASIQVKTMEDFNDELLLYAQNAITPKAPVRGSFAIHERSELPCKDEVTASRRDYYKISFFSKGSGLFTMGDTQYHIDGPTLLFINPNDVKTWRASSESQEGYYCLFTDLLFDAPRSLQEDLLQHPLLQPGAQAVFSLTEEQSDYLQSIFRQLLREYKENAAFKQEAILIYLKLLLLEGRRIAAQTNSPARIQTAAQLLSQRFTDKLEKQFPIEFSHHQLALKTVKEFAQVLHTHPNHLNACVKQVTGRTVSEHIRQRMLLEARLLLIHTDWHIAEIGWCLGFEDPGNFTHFFKNHSGQSPHIYRAQ from the coding sequence ATGCCTACTCATAAACCCGCTTCCATCCAGGTGAAAACAATGGAGGATTTTAACGACGAACTCCTGCTTTACGCACAAAATGCGATAACGCCGAAAGCGCCTGTACGGGGCAGTTTTGCGATACATGAGCGATCTGAACTTCCCTGCAAAGATGAAGTAACGGCAAGCAGACGCGATTATTACAAGATCAGTTTCTTTTCAAAAGGAAGTGGCCTGTTTACCATGGGCGATACACAATATCATATAGATGGTCCTACACTATTGTTCATCAATCCGAACGATGTAAAAACATGGCGCGCAAGTTCTGAATCGCAGGAAGGCTACTACTGCCTGTTTACAGACCTGTTATTTGATGCCCCGCGCAGCCTCCAGGAAGATCTGCTGCAACACCCGCTGCTACAGCCGGGTGCACAGGCAGTATTTTCTTTAACGGAAGAACAAAGTGACTATCTCCAGTCTATCTTCCGCCAACTGTTAAGGGAATATAAGGAGAATGCCGCCTTTAAACAGGAAGCCATTCTTATCTATCTGAAATTATTATTGCTGGAAGGCAGGCGGATTGCTGCACAAACAAATAGTCCGGCCCGCATACAAACCGCAGCGCAACTTTTGTCGCAGCGGTTCACAGATAAACTGGAGAAACAGTTCCCGATAGAATTTTCCCATCATCAGCTGGCGCTTAAAACTGTGAAGGAATTTGCGCAGGTATTACACACGCATCCCAATCACCTGAATGCCTGCGTAAAACAGGTTACAGGACGCACAGTCAGTGAGCACATCCGCCAGCGCATGCTGCTGGAAGCACGCTTACTCCTCATCCATACCGATTGGCACATCGCTGAAATAGGCTGGTGTCTTGGGTTTGAAGACCCCGGTAATTTCACACACTTCTTCAAAAATCACAGCGGACAATCACCACACATTTACCGCGCGCAGTAA
- a CDS encoding glycosyltransferase family 39 protein — MNLNDRRSSLILLLLFVVVKIIFQYWVISPAYDLQRDEYLHLDMANHISAGYLSVPPFTAFNSLLIKWLGNGVFWIHFFPALYGALTMVIIWKMITFIDGGWYAQVLAATLFVCSAMSRLNLLYQPNSMDVLSWTLLFWLLMLYLRQQQGKWLLWMGVVTGIGFLNKYNIIFLVIGLIGALLLSSHRKIFKDKNLYIGGLLALLIVSPNLVWQIQHGLPVIHHMKELSEYQLVNVSRLDFISDQFIFFIGGAFIIVAAFVALLFHKPYRPYRVILLTYIFVILLFTYLRAKSYYSLGLYPVLIAFGCAYWERVFAHGWTRHLRILWVAVIIVPFVFLLSAIFPVMAPEQIRERAGKFRMLGLLRWEDGKDHPLPQDFADMLGWHELAGLTLAAYQRIPEADKPYTLVICENYGEAGAVNYYNRGEMPLAVSFDADYVYWFPKLDTIRYIIKVGETPRGKPLEYIGRVQQMGALKDTLAREYGSGVYLLSDLSPQLPVLLQKMITDRQQGYRGVGK, encoded by the coding sequence ATGAACCTGAATGATCGCCGGAGTTCCCTGATATTATTGTTGTTGTTTGTAGTTGTAAAGATAATATTCCAGTATTGGGTGATAAGCCCTGCTTATGATTTGCAGCGCGACGAGTACCTGCACCTGGACATGGCCAATCATATCAGCGCGGGTTATTTATCCGTACCTCCATTCACCGCCTTTAATTCGCTACTGATAAAGTGGTTGGGCAATGGCGTTTTCTGGATACATTTTTTTCCGGCATTATACGGTGCACTTACAATGGTGATCATCTGGAAGATGATCACATTTATTGATGGAGGCTGGTATGCGCAGGTGTTGGCGGCTACTTTGTTTGTCTGCTCAGCCATGTCGCGTCTGAACCTTTTATATCAGCCAAATTCCATGGATGTCCTGTCGTGGACGCTGTTGTTCTGGCTGCTGATGTTATACCTGCGCCAGCAGCAGGGCAAATGGTTGTTGTGGATGGGTGTTGTTACCGGTATTGGTTTCCTGAATAAGTATAATATTATCTTTCTTGTTATCGGTTTGATCGGAGCGTTGTTATTATCTTCTCACCGTAAAATATTTAAAGATAAAAACCTGTATATCGGTGGGTTGCTGGCTTTGCTGATCGTATCTCCCAACCTGGTATGGCAGATACAGCACGGGTTACCGGTTATCCACCATATGAAAGAGTTGTCTGAATACCAACTGGTAAATGTGAGCCGGCTGGATTTTATCAGCGACCAGTTTATCTTTTTTATAGGAGGCGCGTTTATTATTGTGGCTGCTTTTGTGGCCTTGCTTTTTCACAAACCTTACCGGCCTTATCGGGTCATCCTGCTGACATACATATTTGTGATCCTGTTGTTTACTTACCTGCGTGCTAAAAGTTATTACTCGCTTGGTTTGTATCCGGTACTGATTGCCTTTGGATGTGCTTACTGGGAGCGGGTGTTTGCACATGGCTGGACCAGGCATTTACGGATCTTATGGGTGGCTGTTATTATTGTACCGTTTGTTTTCCTGCTCAGTGCCATCTTTCCTGTAATGGCGCCGGAACAGATCCGGGAAAGGGCGGGCAAGTTCCGTATGTTGGGATTATTACGCTGGGAAGATGGGAAAGATCATCCGTTGCCGCAGGATTTTGCGGATATGCTTGGCTGGCATGAACTGGCTGGTCTGACATTGGCAGCCTATCAGCGGATTCCCGAAGCAGATAAGCCGTACACGCTGGTGATATGTGAAAATTATGGAGAAGCAGGTGCGGTTAATTATTATAACCGGGGTGAGATGCCGCTGGCGGTATCTTTCGATGCCGACTATGTGTATTGGTTTCCGAAACTTGATACCATCCGTTACATTATTAAAGTAGGCGAAACGCCCAGGGGAAAACCACTGGAATACATTGGCCGGGTACAACAAATGGGTGCGCTGAAAGATACACTGGCCCGCGAGTATGGTTCAGGGGTATACCTGTTGTCGGATCTGTCTCCACAACTACCTGTTTTATTACAAAAAATGATTACTGACAGACAGCAGGGATACCGGGGTGTGGGCAAGTGA
- a CDS encoding biotin--[acetyl-CoA-carboxylase] ligase, producing the protein MHVIGYPFYILDEIDSTNNYAMEQVNSGQVTSGTAWFTSNQTAGKGTRGKQWIANPGDIMALTVALQPAMLPLSRQFMLSVAITLATTDYLSTLAGDETNIKWPNDIYWRDRKAGGILIENVLRGNVWHYAIIGIGLNSNQATFPDHLPNPVSLKQITGKTWDPVSIAKELCTCLEERIRQLIPANFEQLLDEFKSRLFRWQQPALYRKDGELFQGTIRDVLPDGHLCLEKDGEILQLGFGEVEFIIPK; encoded by the coding sequence ATGCACGTGATAGGTTACCCGTTTTATATCTTAGATGAAATAGACAGCACCAATAACTATGCCATGGAACAGGTAAATTCAGGGCAGGTCACATCCGGCACAGCCTGGTTTACCAGCAACCAGACAGCAGGAAAAGGAACCCGTGGGAAACAATGGATAGCCAACCCCGGAGATATTATGGCGCTTACGGTAGCCCTGCAACCTGCTATGTTACCGCTTTCCCGGCAGTTTATGCTCAGTGTGGCCATAACACTGGCAACCACTGATTACCTTTCCACCCTTGCCGGCGACGAAACTAATATTAAATGGCCTAACGATATTTACTGGCGTGACAGAAAGGCAGGAGGCATCCTCATAGAGAACGTTTTACGGGGAAATGTATGGCATTATGCCATAATAGGCATTGGATTGAACAGTAACCAGGCTACTTTCCCCGACCATTTACCAAATCCCGTTTCTCTGAAACAGATCACCGGCAAAACATGGGACCCCGTTTCCATCGCAAAGGAACTGTGCACCTGTCTGGAAGAACGGATTCGCCAACTCATCCCAGCCAATTTTGAACAACTGCTGGATGAATTTAAATCCCGGCTTTTCCGCTGGCAACAACCAGCCCTCTACCGGAAAGACGGGGAGCTTTTCCAGGGCACCATCCGCGATGTATTGCCGGACGGTCATCTCTGCCTGGAAAAAGACGGAGAAATACTGCAACTGGGATTCGGTGAAGTGGAGTTTATCATCCCCAAATAA
- the rsfS gene encoding ribosome silencing factor, whose amino-acid sequence MAPLTVLSTRKKAQTRLSRESEIFTTIIKAIQEKKGENIVSLDLRQIPEAVADFFILCEANSNTQVRAIADYVAHEVEKQIGEEPYKHEGFTAQQWILVDYVNIVVHVFQPETRRFYSLEEMWSDADRMEHNDD is encoded by the coding sequence TTGGCACCCTTAACCGTTCTGAGCACGAGGAAAAAAGCGCAAACGCGTCTATCCAGAGAAAGTGAAATTTTTACCACCATCATAAAGGCCATACAGGAAAAGAAGGGGGAAAATATCGTATCCCTGGATCTGCGCCAGATTCCTGAAGCCGTGGCCGATTTCTTTATATTATGTGAAGCCAATTCCAATACCCAGGTAAGGGCAATCGCTGATTATGTGGCTCATGAAGTAGAGAAACAGATCGGGGAAGAACCTTACAAACACGAAGGGTTTACTGCCCAGCAATGGATCCTCGTAGATTATGTGAATATCGTTGTCCATGTTTTCCAGCCGGAAACCAGGAGATTCTATAGTCTTGAAGAAATGTGGAGTGACGCCGACAGGATGGAACACAATGACGACTGA